The following nucleotide sequence is from Magnetococcales bacterium.
TCCCGGCCTCGGGCCGTCCGAAGTCCGGGAAAAAGGAGAGACGCTGGTGCGCGCCATGACCCCTTCCGACATCGAGCGTATTGTCGATGCCTATGCGACTGCGGCCCGCAACGCCAAAAAGATCGGCTTTGACGCCGTCGAGATCCATGGCGCCCACGGCTACCTCATCGACCAGTTTCTTTGGGAACGCACCAACCGCCGAAGTGACGCCTACGGGGGCAATTTTGCCCATCGTCTGCGTTTTGCCGTTGAGGTGGTGACTGCGGTACGGGCAGCCGTTGGACCGGAATTTCCGGTGATCTTCCGCTTTTCCCAGTTCAAACCCCAGGATTACGCAGCACGGTTGGCGGAGAACCCCGAAATGTTGGCAGCACTTCTTCTGCCGTTGCGCGCTGCCGGGGTGGACATCTTCCACGCCAGTTGTCGCCGTTATAACGATCCGGAATTTCCGGACTCCCCTTTGAACCTGGCGGGTTGGAGCAAAAAAATCACCGGATTGCCCTCGATCACCGTGGGCAGTGTTGGTCTGGATGATGTCTCCTGGTCAGGGGCCAA
It contains:
- a CDS encoding NADH:flavin oxidoreductase, which translates into the protein MPTNAELLFQPIRLGNLHLPNRVVMAPMTRSQCPGGVPTERVAAYYARRAAHGVGLIITEGVLIEDPVAGGYPDCPHMYGDAALQGWRGVIDAVHAAGGCIAPQIWHVGGIHRLGEPPNPQLPGLGPSEVREKGETLVRAMTPSDIERIVDAYATAARNAKKIGFDAVEIHGAHGYLIDQFLWERTNRRSDAYGGNFAHRLRFAVEVVTAVRAAVGPEFPVIFRFSQFKPQDYAARLAENPEMLAALLLPLRAAGVDIFHASCRRYNDPEFPDSPLNLAGWSKKITGLPSITVGSVGLDDVSWSGAKAADIAPLLERLTRNEFDLVAVGRALLADHAWASKVRQGRLGEVDPFVKGSLQHFM